Within the Microbacterium sp. 1S1 genome, the region CCCTGCAGGTCGAGCGCGAGCTCAGGCGTCCACGAACTCTGCTTGAAGACGTACACACCCAGCGCGTTGATGCCGAAGAGCACGCCCGTCACGAGGAGCAGGCCGAGGAGGACCCGCCAGGCGTGGCGGACGGGAGAGGATGAAGCCACGTGTGTTCAGCTTTCTGGAAGGACGGTGATCCGACAGGCCGCGACGGCCCTCGTCTTACTTGTCGTCGGCATCCCGCTCGAGGCGGGCGCGGGTCTCCTCCGGCGTCTCCACCGTGGGGGCGGCGGTCTCGTCAACGACGCGGTCATCCACTCCGTCGACGGGCACCTCGACAATAGCGTCCTTGGGCTCCACGATGCGGAGGATGGCCTGGCTGTGCACCTCGATGACGGTGCCGGGGGCGATCTCCACCAGCGCGGGCGAATCGAGGTCTTCCGCGTCGTACGCGACGATCGTGCCGTAGATGCCGCCCTGGAGCAGGACCTTGGCGCCGGGCACCGTCTTGGTCGCCTTCTCCTCCTGCTCGGCCTTCATCTGCCGAGTGCGCTTGCGCGTGTTGAAGATCATGAAGACCAGGAGGACGGCGAGGAGTCCGAAGAGGACGAATTCCATGGGCATGGGGATGGCGCCTTTCTCAGGTGCACGCACCAGCCTTTGGGCGCACAGCGGTAACCGGGAAGTCTTCAGCGATTATAGGTCATCCAACGTCAGCATCCCGTCCGGATGAGCCACCCCGAGGTGCGCGTACGCCTCCGGGGTCGCGACTCGCCCGCGGGGGGTACGCCCCAGGAACCCGATCCGAACGAGGTACGGCTCGACGACGCTCTCGACGGTCTCCGGCTCCTCGCCCACAGCGACCGCGAGAGTGCTCAGGCCGACCGGCCCGCCGCGGAAGCGACGGACCAGAGCCTCCAGCACCGCCCGGTCGAGGCGGTCCAGTCCGATGGCATCGACGTCGTACAGGTCGAGCGCCGCCTGCACGCCCCGGAGGGTGGCCTCGCCCCCGCCGTGCACGAGTGCGTAATCGCGGACGCGGCGAAGCAACCGGTTCGCGATGCGCGGCGTGCCGCGGGACCGCCGGGCGATCTCGGACAGCGAGTCCGTCGGGAGATCGACGCCGAGCACGCTGGCGGAGCGCCCGATGACCTGTTCCAGCTCGCCCTCGTCGTAGAACTCGAGATGTCCCGTGAAGCCGAACCGGTCTCGGAGCGGGTTCGGGAGGAGACCGGAGCGCGTGGTCGCTCCGACCAGCGTGAACGGGGACAGCTCGAGCGGGATGCTCGTGGCTCCCGCGCCCTTCCCCACCATGATGTCGATCCGGTAGTCCTCCATGGCGAGATAGAGCATCTCCTCCGCCGACCGGGCCATGCGGTGGATCTCGTCGATGAAGAGGACCTCGCCGGGCACGAGGCTCGACAGCAGCGCCGCGAGGTCTCCGGCGTGCTGGATCGCGGGACCGCTGGACATCCGAAGCGGCCGTTCGCTCTCGTGCGCGACGATCATCGCGAGAGTGGTCTTGCCGAGTCCCGGCGGACCGGCGAGAAGGATGTGGTCGGCGGGTCGCGACTGGATGCGCGCAGCGTCCAGGAGGAGCTGGAGTTGCCCCCGCACCTTCTGCTGACCGACGAACTCGCCCAGACTCGACGGCCGCAGGGCGCCTTCGATCGCGAGTTCGGACTCGTCGGTCGGCTCGGTCGGGTCGAGGGCGTCAGCCACGCGCCTGGCCTCCCTGCGCGGGACCCAGCATCGCGAGTGTGCGACGCAGGAGCAAGGCCACGGAGTCACGCTCGGCCTCCGTCGCGTCCGCGGCCGTCTGCGTCGCCGCCTCGGCCGCGACCTTCTCGGACCAGCCGAGGCCGACGAGCGCGGCCGTCACCTGGGCGATGACGTCGTCGCCGCCCGACACGGCGGGAGCCGACGGGGCCGCGACGGGCTGCACCTTTCCGGCGAGCTGCACGACGATGAGTTTCGCCGTCTTCGGACCAATGCCGGAGACTCGGCGGAACGGCGCGTCGTCCTCGGAGGTGACCGCCTCCGCGATCTGGTCGACCGTGAGTCGGGAGAGCACTCCGAGAGCGGACTTCGGCCCGACGCCGGTGACACTGAGCAGCAGGGTGAAGATCTCCAGCTCGCCGCGGTCCGCGAAGCCGAACAGCGACAGCGCGTCCTCCCGCACGATGAGGCTCGTGTGCAGCAGCAGCTTCTCCCCCACGGTCGCCGTGTGCGCGACATCCGCGGGGACGGCGACGGCGAAGCCCACGCCGCCGACGTCGAGGATGACCTGATCCGGCGTCGTGTGCAGCACGGTGCCGTGCAGAGAGGAGATCATCCCCTCAGTCTAGGAGCCGGCTCGTAGATATGTTCGAGCGACACGCTCCGCGTCGGCCCATGCCCGCTGCGCGGGGGTGAGGCCGGTGGCGCCGGAGCCGCGCGATACCGGAGCCCCGCGACGCCAGGCATGACACAGGGCGATCGCCAACGCATCGGCCGCGTCGGCCGGCTGGGGAGGGGCGTCGAGCCGCAGGATACGGGCGATCATCGCCTGGACCTGGCGCTTGTCGGCGGAGCCGTATCCCGTCACGGCGGCCTTGACCTCGCTCGGGGTGTGGGTCGCAGCCGGGAGCCCGGCCTCCGCGGCGATGAGCAGCGCCACGCCACTCGCCTGAGCGGTGCCCATCACCGTGTGTGTGTTCTGCTGGGCGAAGACCCGCTCGACCGCGACCGCATCGGGACGGTGCTCGGCGATGGCGGCACGGATCCCCGCGGCGACGACCGCAAGACGGTCGCCGATCTCCGCATCCGGAGCGGACCGGATCACGCCGACGTGGACTAGCGTGCCGCGGCGGGCACGGTCGACGTCGACGATCCCGACGCCGCACCGTGTGAGTCCGGGGTCGATGCCGAGAACGCGCAGCGAAGTGGTCACCCGTTCAGGCTAGGCCGACAGCCACGGCGGGACTCGGCGCCGCGCCTACGCGTCGTCGTTCTCGAGCTCGGCCTGGACCTCGGCCGACAGATCGAAGTTGCTGAAGACGTTCTGGACGTCCTCGCTGTCCTCGAGCGCGTCGATGAGACGGAACACCTTGCGGGCGGTCTCGGCGTCGATCTCGACCTTGAGGTTCGGCACGAACTCGACGTCCGCCGACTCGTACTCGATGCCCGCATCCTGCAGTGCGGTGCGGACGGCCACCAGGTCGCTCGCCTCGGTGATGACCTCGAAGCCCTCGGCGTGCGGCTCGATCTCCTCCGCGCCGGCCTCCAGCGCCGCCATCATGACGTCATCCTCCGTGGTGCCCTCCGAGCCCACGACGATGACGCCCTTGCGGCTGAAGTTGTACGCCACGCTGCCGGGGTCGGCGAGGGTGCCACCATTCCGACTCAGTGCCGTACGCACCTCGGCCGCGGCGCGGTTCTTGTTGTCCGTCAGACACTCGATCATGAGGGCGACGCCGTTGGGACCATAGCCCTCGTACATGATCGAGGTGTACTCGACGGCCTCGCCGCCGATACCGGCGCCACGCTTGATCGCGCGGTCGATGTTGTCCTTCGGGACCGAGGTCTTCTTCGCCTTGAGCACCGCGTCGAAGAGCGTCGGGTTGCCCTGCAGATCGGCGCCGCCCAGCTTGGCCGCGACCTCGATGTTCTTGATGAGCTTGGCCCAGGACTTCGCACGGCGCGCGTCGATGACGGCCTTCTTGTGCTTGGTCGTGGCCCACTTGGAATGCCCGGACATAAGTCTCCGCTCGTCGTCTGCGCCCCGGAACGCGGCCCAGGGCGTCGTCCAGTGTATCGAAAGCCGCCGCGAGGCCGCTCTGGGCCCCATCCGGGGCTCAGGCGATCACGCGAGAACAGGCCTCCCCGCCCCGGGGCGCCTGTTCTCACGCGAATGCCTGAATGCGCGATGGGGCGGTCAGCCGCGGGCACTCACGTGGTCGAGGAAGCGTCGGTGGAAGCGCGTCTCGTGGGAGATCTCCGGGTGGAAGCTCAGTCCGAGCAGCCCGTCCTGCTCGACTCCGACGACGCGCCCGTCGGGCAACGTCGCGAGCACGGAGGCCCGTGGTCCCACGGTCTCGACGACCGGACCGCGGATGAAAGCGGCAGTCACGGGTGGTCCGTCGAACGCGGGTATGACGAGTTCGGCTTCGAAGGACTCGACCTGCCGCCCGAA harbors:
- the yajC gene encoding preprotein translocase subunit YajC gives rise to the protein MEFVLFGLLAVLLVFMIFNTRKRTRQMKAEQEEKATKTVPGAKVLLQGGIYGTIVAYDAEDLDSPALVEIAPGTVIEVHSQAILRIVEPKDAIVEVPVDGVDDRVVDETAAPTVETPEETRARLERDADDK
- the ruvB gene encoding Holliday junction branch migration DNA helicase RuvB — translated: MADALDPTEPTDESELAIEGALRPSSLGEFVGQQKVRGQLQLLLDAARIQSRPADHILLAGPPGLGKTTLAMIVAHESERPLRMSSGPAIQHAGDLAALLSSLVPGEVLFIDEIHRMARSAEEMLYLAMEDYRIDIMVGKGAGATSIPLELSPFTLVGATTRSGLLPNPLRDRFGFTGHLEFYDEGELEQVIGRSASVLGVDLPTDSLSEIARRSRGTPRIANRLLRRVRDYALVHGGGEATLRGVQAALDLYDVDAIGLDRLDRAVLEALVRRFRGGPVGLSTLAVAVGEEPETVESVVEPYLVRIGFLGRTPRGRVATPEAYAHLGVAHPDGMLTLDDL
- the ruvA gene encoding Holliday junction branch migration protein RuvA, with translation MISSLHGTVLHTTPDQVILDVGGVGFAVAVPADVAHTATVGEKLLLHTSLIVREDALSLFGFADRGELEIFTLLLSVTGVGPKSALGVLSRLTVDQIAEAVTSEDDAPFRRVSGIGPKTAKLIVVQLAGKVQPVAAPSAPAVSGGDDVIAQVTAALVGLGWSEKVAAEAATQTAADATEAERDSVALLLRRTLAMLGPAQGGQARG
- the ruvC gene encoding crossover junction endodeoxyribonuclease RuvC, with amino-acid sequence MTTSLRVLGIDPGLTRCGVGIVDVDRARRGTLVHVGVIRSAPDAEIGDRLAVVAAGIRAAIAEHRPDAVAVERVFAQQNTHTVMGTAQASGVALLIAAEAGLPAATHTPSEVKAAVTGYGSADKRQVQAMIARILRLDAPPQPADAADALAIALCHAWRRGAPVSRGSGATGLTPAQRAWADAERVARTYLRAGS
- a CDS encoding YebC/PmpR family DNA-binding transcriptional regulator, which encodes MSGHSKWATTKHKKAVIDARRAKSWAKLIKNIEVAAKLGGADLQGNPTLFDAVLKAKKTSVPKDNIDRAIKRGAGIGGEAVEYTSIMYEGYGPNGVALMIECLTDNKNRAAAEVRTALSRNGGTLADPGSVAYNFSRKGVIVVGSEGTTEDDVMMAALEAGAEEIEPHAEGFEVITEASDLVAVRTALQDAGIEYESADVEFVPNLKVEIDAETARKVFRLIDALEDSEDVQNVFSNFDLSAEVQAELENDDA